AGCCGTATCCTAGCAGTAGCTACTTTGCAAACGTTACCATGGCACCAATTCAACAGCGTTCTTAGAGGCAGCCACACCTCAGCAAGGTCTTTCTAACTCAGGACGGCCAAGTTCAAAGGAACTGACAGACGCAAACTGCAAAAGAGTCCTGAACCGATACAGGAGGTGAATTTTACAACACAATTGCCCGCTGAATCTACTTGAAACGGGGTATGGGACTTAAAcggggaaaaaaagggaatggACCAACTCCTAGGACACCTGGAACGTGATCCAAGCCTGGAGACAAAATGATGGTAATTATAACTGCTAACATTTGTTTTTAGTTGCTAACAGATTGCGCACAGATTGGGAAAGGCAAACTCCATTTTCCAAGTACTCCAGTGCAAACCGTGCTTTACCAGTACTCACTAATCCTAGTTGAGTGAAAAGAAAGCAGATTGTCCTCATGTATGGATCATTTGTGTTAAACTAAGGAAGGCTGTCCTCTCACAGCCGCAGCCCAGGGGGCCACTCACAGGGAGTAGATGCCAGGAGCTGGGTTCTGCAGCTCTCTACTTCCTACTGCCAGTAGATCTGCTTGACTGAGGGCAACATGCATTTCCCAAGCACAGacaaagcagaaggaaaaggacTAGGTGGTAGGGACACAGGACGGTGGGGAAACAAGTCTTAGCCAACCCGGCCTGTGAACCAATCAAGGTTCCTGAGGTAGTCCCTGGGCTAAACAGGACATGTCTCAGCCTGATTAGGAGAGAACGAAAGGTCAGATACCAAAAGTTAACAAGACAAGACAGTCTGTCGTAAATGGCAAATTGATGATATAAACTACAAATTCTGTAAGTGTTCAAAGGAGGCAGGAATTCTTTCCTGCTTCCCCTTCAGATGAGGGTGATTAAAATCTTCTGAAAAAGTGAAGACCTGCCAATACGGAACCGCCGTTGGCTGACCTTAAAAAGCCATCAACAAGAAGGAAACTCCAGAACTCCCATCATCACATATAAAAGCCACTAGTCCTCAAGATCTCCTTTAAGACAGTAATGATGCATCATTCATGGCCAAAATAGCTATAGGAGAGGGAGGCAAAGGAAGGCGTGCTTAGAAAAGCAATCAGGACTTTCCATACTGCCTTTATCTTGAAAACACGAAGACTTCTCCTTCCCAGAAGGATAATTCTGGGACTATTACATACAGTTATCTCTGCACACCCCActccaaagaaaaagtaaaggcaGAAAAGGGCCTCTTGGTACTGCTTCCATAACATTTTAACCAAATCAATCTGTAAATTTCCTATGGATATCAGGTATGCCGCCCAGTGGCAGACCACATTCAGGGCACAATATTCAAAAGAAAGTGAGACTTTGGTCTTGGTTTCAGCAAGTTTTGATATTCAGAGAGATCCAGTTTCAGGAGTAAGGCTGAGAGAGGAGCAGATCCAAGGAGAAAACAACACTCAGGATCAAGCAGGAGATGCTGTCGGGTTCTAGGTGATCAGCCCACTGCCAAGGGTTAAGAAGGAAAAGAGTCCAGGATCCCATGGAAAATCTATGCAAGGTGTAAGAAGCCTCAGGGAAGGAAAATACAGCACTAAGGAGCCAACTGCGGTAAATACCCAATTCTATGGACTAAGTTGACATGTCAGAGATTACATGAAATCTGGAATTTGATGGGTATGCAGTGTCCAGAGTTACTGAAGAGATATCAGCCATTAGGATAATGGTGACATGGGTAAAGTTATATCCCATCAACAGCTGGACTGAAgctcctaaaatattttcttcccaggaCAGGATTAGCAAAGGAACGCTGCAGGTTTCAGCCTGGAGATCAGGCTGTATCAAATACAAATACTGAGGTGATCTGGGTTGAGGAAGACAGAAGTTGATCAAAGAGCTTCCATATGAGAGGCTGTAATAAATACTTTTGAAGTGATAAATTAGATTTCGAAAAGtgagaaattaattttgttgcaatggtcagtttatccctttaaaattttctgctttaTTCATTTTGCTGCCTGCACAAAGAGTTTAATGTACAAACAATACACACTAGAAGAAAATAACGGGGAATACTTAAACTCTTTGATGGGAAGTCTTTTCTAAATACAgtagtaaaaaataaatcataatggtAATTAGAccacataaaatgtaaaatttggcTCACTTAAAAATACCATCAgcataattgggcttccctggtggcgcagtggttgagagtccgcctgccgatgcaggggacgtgggttcgtgccccggtccgggaagatcccacatgccgcggagcggctgcgcccgtgagccatggccgctgagcctgcgcgtccggagcctgtgctccgcaacgggagaggccacaacagtgagaggcccacgtaccgcaaaaagcgAACAAAAAAAATACCATCAGCATAATTACAAGGCTCTATAAACCAGGTAAGATATTTGCAACAAATATGACAGCTAATGTTCTTGATACATAAGGAGTTATTGCAAATCAATCAGAAAagcctcaaacaaacaaaaaaaatggtaagGGATCATATATCTTTCACAGAAGAATAAATACTACAGACCAATAAGCGTGTAAAAAGGTATACTTTGTACCTTTTCACCAGGAATTGAAAAGGTACAAAGTATAACCATAAAGAGATACTGAAGCTCACTTCTCAAATTGACAAAGGGCATAATAAACAACACTGGGAGACAGTGACAAAATTGGTACATCATCCTAGGAAGCAATCTGACACAGCTTGGTCTAATAATACAACTTTTAGTACTCTATGTTAAAGAATTGGAGACAGGAACGatttctttacagaaatgttcatcaaagtattatttataataatgataaGAGGAAAGAACCTGTTATAGTTTTGTGATAAAATAGCCATGAACATTGTGGTTTTTGAAGAAAACCCTCATGACATAAtacaaagtgaaaaaacaaagtataaaacATGGTTTAATTATGTTGTGCATTGCAAACATACACAGCAAAAAGACGGGGGGGAATAGACCTGTTAAcagtgatgggaatgtaaactgatacaaagtggtatgagggttttttttatgcaccagcatttttaaaaatattctacaaaAGAAACACGTAAtacttgtaaaataaaaagttactttaaaatgtttctaaaactATATTATAATGCCCTTGGCTGCTGCTTAGGAACAATGATACTGAAGGGATATTTTTGTAAAGGAAAAATCATTACTTAAAATCTTAACTTTGGGGGCTTAATGTCCAAGAAGCTATTTATTTGGAATATCCTGAAGAATCATCTTTGCTTTCCAGAATAGTAAAGTTTCCAAAATGCTCTAATAAGACCCACCCACTGGAAATAAAACTCTCAAATGTCAATGAATGAGGGTCCACAACCCAAAGAATACTCAAGTGGCACTTCTCCAAGAAGTCTTTACCATTAAGCAAAATAGACCCTAAGATTCTATTCCCCAAAAGAAAACCACCTCCAACTTATTGCCAGTGATTTGAAGAAATAGCTGATTTTAAATGCAAGCACACTCAAAACCTCCGCACAATATATTAGATACTTTCATATTCAGAAAAGAATCAAAggaagaatattatgaacaaaatgcaaaacccctgtttatttctctgtactGTCATAAACCGGAATCATGATAACCTGGGGGATTTATACTGTTACTACTGAGAGCTAATATGTATCGAGTCCTTAATATGTGTCAGGCACATaataaagcattttatatttattccatCATTCAATCCTCGACATAATCTTGTGAGATAGGTTCTattcttatcctcattttacagagaaggaagctgTGGCTCCCAGACATTCTATAACTTGCCAAAAGTCACAAAGCTggtaagcagcagagcctagaTTTGAAACAAGACAGTCTGTTTCTAGAACTTGCACTGTTAACCCATTTGCTCTACTGCCTCAGAATCTATGGAATAGGTAAAAGTGTATTGTgcctttcttttttgtctcctACCCAGGATCTGTCTAATCCTCAGGATTAGAATCCAGAACTTTCTAATCTATGGCTATAAATCACTATCTTTTAGAATCAAAGATGctaccatagggcttccctggtggtgcagtggttgagagtccgcctgccgatgcaggggacacgggttcgtgccccggtccaggaagatcccacatgccgcggagcggctgggcctgtgagccatggcctgtgctccgcaacaggagaggccacagcagtgagaggcccacgtaccgcaaaaaaaaaaaaaaaaaaaaaaggatgctacCATAGTTGCTAGGCTAAttcctttaaagaaaagtatGGCTCAATAGATTCATGCATTGTCTTTCATTTTCCCTGCAttggttttatatataatttctcttccttgtttAGGGTTGCAGCTAGAAGACAATAAAACGAGTAATGGAGCCCTTATATGAGGAATACCTAGCCAATCGTGGAACAATAGTAAAACCTTATTACTGGCTGAGATTCTCTCTCGATTGCTCTAATTGTCCTTACCATATTCGGACAGGTGAAGAAGCAAGAGTTCCCTACACAGAATTTTGTCAGATTTTTGGATTCCCTTATGGACCAACATATCCTCAAACAAAACACCTCACATTCTATGAACTAAAAACTTCTTCTGGAAGCCTGGTGCAAAAGGGCCATGCTAGCAGTTGCACTGGGAATGATACCCATCCGGAATCAATGTTATTTGAGATGAATGGTTACTTTGACTCCGCCATACACAATAACGATGGCATCAGGCATATCATTCTGTATTCCAGCAACTCCCCTTGCAATGAAGCTAACCATTGCTGCATCAGCAAAATGTACAATTTCCTGGTAATGTATCCAGACGTCACTCTTAGTATTTACTTTTCTCAGCTCTATCATACCGAGGCTGAATTTCCTGCCTCGGCGTGGAACCGTGAAGCTCTCCGGAGCCTGGCCAGTTTATGGCCACAGGTCACT
This sequence is a window from Globicephala melas chromosome 1, mGloMel1.2, whole genome shotgun sequence. Protein-coding genes within it:
- the APOBEC4 gene encoding putative C->U-editing enzyme APOBEC-4 is translated as MEPLYEEYLANRGTIVKPYYWLRFSLDCSNCPYHIRTGEEARVPYTEFCQIFGFPYGPTYPQTKHLTFYELKTSSGSLVQKGHASSCTGNDTHPESMLFEMNGYFDSAIHNNDGIRHIILYSSNSPCNEANHCCISKMYNFLVMYPDVTLSIYFSQLYHTEAEFPASAWNREALRSLASLWPQVTLSPISGGIWHSLLNNFVSGMSGATVFQPILTGRALADRHNAYEINAITGVKPYFTDILPQAKENQNIRAQAALQGYHLNNVFPRQSFQVTSGQLQPNLTLDPRVPVIFVLVPFRNLPPIHVGQNLHKPRNIVKHLNMPQISFQENNDLRMPPVVMPVERVEITEQFASSKEADKKKKKKGKN